A region from the Polyangium spumosum genome encodes:
- a CDS encoding serine hydrolase domain-containing protein: MKNPAPDIDLTAAARLVVEDHRAAPCAVVAAARRTSSGWVYGRGAAGTLSFEQDAPLADVETPFDLASLTKPVTALVMARLARRGSLARSEPLADLVPALANTRSARVSLDLLSAHRAGLDAHGPLYAPLVRGEPVDVEAALAMAADMRREGCAGDPPPEGFPPVYSDLGYVLLGAALARRSGVELDALVTREVTGPLELGIGSARRLHAMDASFDTRVAPTEIVPFRDGLVRGVVHDENAWALVGRASAGHAGLFGDARSVVRLGVAVLEALAGERDDFLGPEDVAPLVRPRPGGSLLAGFDQRSGDDPSSGARLGPRTFGHLGFTGTSVWMDPDAGFVGVLLTNRVHPTRTSLAIRRARPAAYDAMVEAMRAG; encoded by the coding sequence GTGAAGAACCCCGCCCCCGACATCGACCTCACGGCCGCAGCGCGCCTCGTCGTGGAAGATCACCGCGCCGCGCCTTGCGCCGTCGTGGCCGCCGCGAGGCGGACGAGCTCGGGCTGGGTGTACGGCAGAGGCGCGGCGGGCACGCTCTCGTTCGAGCAAGACGCGCCACTCGCGGACGTCGAAACCCCCTTCGATCTGGCCTCGCTCACGAAGCCCGTCACCGCGCTCGTGATGGCGCGGCTCGCCCGCCGAGGCTCGCTCGCTCGCTCGGAGCCGCTCGCCGATCTCGTGCCCGCCCTCGCAAACACGCGCTCGGCGCGCGTCTCGCTCGACCTGCTCTCGGCCCACCGCGCAGGCCTCGACGCGCACGGCCCCCTCTACGCGCCGCTCGTGCGCGGCGAGCCCGTCGACGTCGAGGCCGCGCTCGCCATGGCCGCCGACATGCGACGCGAAGGCTGCGCCGGCGATCCGCCGCCCGAAGGGTTTCCACCCGTCTACAGTGACCTCGGATACGTGCTGCTCGGCGCGGCGCTCGCGCGGCGGAGCGGGGTCGAGCTCGACGCGCTCGTGACGCGGGAGGTCACGGGACCTCTGGAGCTCGGGATCGGATCGGCGCGTCGACTGCACGCGATGGATGCGTCTTTCGACACGCGCGTCGCGCCGACCGAGATCGTGCCGTTCCGCGACGGGCTCGTGCGCGGCGTGGTGCACGACGAGAACGCCTGGGCGCTCGTGGGACGCGCGTCCGCGGGGCACGCGGGGCTCTTCGGTGATGCGCGTTCGGTCGTGCGGCTCGGCGTCGCCGTGCTCGAGGCGCTCGCGGGGGAGCGGGACGATTTCCTCGGCCCCGAGGACGTCGCGCCGCTCGTCCGTCCTCGTCCGGGCGGATCGCTGCTCGCGGGCTTCGATCAGCGCAGCGGCGACGATCCGAGCTCCGGCGCGCGCCTCGGGCCGCGCACCTTCGGCCACCTCGGCTTCACGGGCACGAGCGTCTGGATGGATCCGGACGCGGGTTTCGTCGGCGTTCTGCTCACGAACCGGGTCCACCCGACGCGCACCTCGCTCGCCATCCGGCGCGCCCGGCCGGCCGCCTACGACGCCATGGTGGAGGCCATGCGCGCGGGATAA
- a CDS encoding TIGR00266 family protein — MRHEIRHNPDFGLVQVFFDQPGEQIITESGAMVARDTGIEMKTSLQGGIGGALKRKLLGGESLFQNTFTATAPGQSMWFAPAPEGAIVCITMQPGMELFLQSGAYLASTPGVTLDTKWQGAKGFFSGGLFLIRAYGQGYLWFNCYGGAHTLDIGQQYHGYICDNTHMVAFTQGLQYNISKVGGLKSLFLGGEGLVCNFQGQGRLWLQTRNPSSLASFLHPFRSVKAKS, encoded by the coding sequence GTGCGACACGAGATCCGTCACAACCCCGACTTCGGCCTGGTCCAGGTCTTCTTCGACCAACCCGGCGAGCAGATCATCACCGAGAGCGGCGCGATGGTCGCGCGCGACACGGGCATCGAGATGAAGACGAGCTTGCAGGGCGGCATCGGCGGCGCCTTGAAGCGCAAGCTCCTCGGCGGCGAGAGCCTCTTCCAGAACACGTTCACGGCGACGGCGCCGGGGCAGAGCATGTGGTTCGCGCCCGCGCCCGAGGGCGCGATCGTGTGCATCACGATGCAGCCTGGGATGGAGCTCTTCCTGCAGTCCGGCGCTTACCTCGCCTCCACGCCCGGCGTCACGCTCGACACGAAGTGGCAGGGCGCGAAGGGCTTCTTCTCGGGCGGCCTCTTCCTCATCCGCGCGTACGGCCAGGGCTACCTCTGGTTCAACTGCTACGGCGGCGCGCACACGCTCGACATCGGCCAGCAGTACCACGGCTACATCTGCGACAACACGCACATGGTCGCGTTCACGCAGGGCCTCCAGTACAACATCAGCAAGGTCGGCGGGCTGAAGAGCCTCTTCCTCGGCGGCGAGGGCCTCGTGTGCAACTTCCAGGGTCAGGGCCGCCTCTGGCTGCAGACCCGCAACCCGAGCTCGCTCGCGTCGTTCCTGCACCCGTTCCGCTCGGTCAAAGCGAAATCTTGA
- a CDS encoding type II secretion system F family protein, with translation MAEFAWEARARTGEVRKGVMDAESEAAVQNRLRGLQLNPTKITPKRKGLDLKNVTLGSGVSSQDLVKFTRQFATMIDAGLPLVQCLDILANQEPNPRFQVALRDIKNSVEQGATFSDSLRRHPKIFDELFVNLVQAGEVGGILDTIMNRLAGYIEKRAKLARQVRGAMAYPIAVIIIMIVVIVVLMTFVIPAFEGMFAEFGAKDALPGLTKAVIATSRAFVSALPFTIVGSIGLVFGSIQLYKNPKGKRMVHKLMLKLPIFGPVMQKIAVARFTRTLGTLLGSGVPILDALDIVARTAGNVIIEEGLVYARARISEGKNMAEPLEEIKVFPGMVVQMVAVGEQTGALDTMLNKIADFYEEEVDVAVSALTSLLEPLLMVVVGAVVGVVLISMYLPIFSLAGNIKGE, from the coding sequence ATGGCCGAGTTTGCGTGGGAGGCACGTGCCCGGACCGGAGAGGTCCGCAAGGGCGTGATGGATGCGGAGAGCGAGGCCGCCGTACAGAACCGCCTCCGCGGTCTGCAGCTCAACCCGACGAAGATCACGCCGAAGAGGAAGGGCCTCGATCTCAAGAACGTCACGCTCGGCTCGGGCGTCAGCTCGCAGGATCTCGTCAAGTTCACGCGTCAGTTCGCGACGATGATCGACGCTGGCCTCCCGCTCGTGCAGTGCCTCGACATCCTCGCGAACCAGGAGCCGAACCCGCGCTTCCAGGTCGCGCTTCGCGACATCAAGAACAGCGTCGAGCAAGGCGCGACGTTCAGCGACTCGCTCCGGAGGCACCCGAAGATCTTCGATGAGCTCTTCGTGAATCTCGTCCAGGCCGGCGAGGTCGGCGGCATCCTCGACACGATCATGAACCGCCTCGCGGGCTACATCGAGAAGCGCGCGAAGCTCGCGCGTCAGGTGCGCGGCGCGATGGCGTACCCGATCGCCGTCATCATCATCATGATCGTCGTCATCGTCGTGCTGATGACCTTCGTGATCCCGGCCTTCGAGGGCATGTTCGCCGAGTTCGGCGCGAAGGACGCGCTGCCCGGGTTGACGAAGGCGGTCATCGCCACCTCGCGCGCCTTCGTCAGCGCGTTGCCCTTCACGATCGTCGGCTCCATCGGCCTCGTGTTCGGGTCGATCCAGCTCTACAAGAACCCGAAGGGCAAACGCATGGTGCACAAGCTCATGCTGAAGCTGCCGATCTTCGGGCCCGTGATGCAGAAGATCGCGGTCGCGCGGTTCACGCGGACGCTCGGCACCTTGCTCGGCTCGGGTGTGCCGATCCTCGACGCGCTCGACATCGTGGCGAGGACGGCGGGCAACGTGATCATCGAGGAGGGGCTCGTCTACGCGCGGGCCAGGATCTCCGAGGGCAAGAACATGGCCGAGCCGCTCGAGGAGATCAAAGTCTTCCCCGGCATGGTCGTGCAGATGGTGGCCGTCGGCGAGCAGACCGGCGCGCTCGACACCATGCTGAACAAGATCGCCGACTTCTACGAGGAGGAGGTCGACGTCGCGGTCTCGGCGTTGACCTCGCTCCTCGAGCCTTTGCTCATGGTGGTCGTCGGCGCGGTCGTCGGGGTGGTGCTCATCTCGATGTACCTCCCGATCTTCAGCCTGGCAGGCAACATCAAGGGCGAGTGA
- a CDS encoding M48 family metallopeptidase, producing the protein MAAELGLLLLAIVLLIFGARSCAGCAATAIVAAIPPDADAAIGKSAGEAMRAQHGLSGAPTEEQKARVDRIFEELRSGLTDEEKAILVAPRVTVVKDDQVNAFALPGGEVFVLTGLLDRAKDDDDQVRGVLAHEIGHAVKRHGVRSLVRNAVFGLTIAFVVGDLNDVTATVIAGASQLDTLSYSRSMEEEADAFGVDLLGRRKYSPEGLARFLESLESAPVPELLSTHPDSDARAKAIRERMQSGK; encoded by the coding sequence TTGGCTGCCGAGCTCGGGCTCCTGCTGCTCGCGATCGTCCTGCTGATCTTCGGCGCGCGGAGCTGCGCGGGATGCGCGGCCACGGCCATCGTCGCGGCGATCCCGCCCGACGCCGACGCAGCGATCGGCAAGAGCGCCGGCGAGGCGATGCGCGCGCAGCACGGCCTCTCCGGCGCGCCGACCGAGGAGCAGAAGGCGCGCGTGGATCGCATCTTCGAGGAGCTCCGATCGGGCCTGACAGACGAGGAAAAAGCGATCCTCGTGGCGCCACGCGTGACGGTCGTGAAGGACGATCAGGTCAACGCGTTCGCGCTGCCCGGCGGCGAGGTCTTCGTGCTGACGGGGCTGCTCGATCGCGCGAAGGACGACGACGATCAGGTGCGCGGCGTGCTCGCGCACGAGATCGGGCACGCGGTGAAGAGGCACGGCGTGCGCTCGCTCGTCCGCAACGCGGTCTTCGGGCTGACGATCGCGTTCGTCGTGGGCGACCTGAACGACGTCACGGCGACGGTGATCGCAGGCGCCTCGCAGCTCGACACGCTGAGCTACAGCCGCTCGATGGAGGAGGAGGCCGACGCGTTCGGGGTGGATCTGCTCGGGCGCCGCAAGTACAGCCCCGAAGGGCTCGCGCGTTTCCTGGAGAGCCTCGAGTCCGCGCCCGTGCCGGAGCTGCTCTCGACGCACCCGGACAGCGACGCGCGCGCGAAGGCGATCCGCGAGCGGATGCAGTCCGGGAAGTAG
- a CDS encoding TIGR00266 family protein encodes MQVNLLYRPSQALAQCWLQNGESVVAESGAMVGMSTNVQMQTQSGGLMKGLKRLFGGESFFRNTFTAQGGQGEVLFATPLCGDMAVLEAGHKQWCIQNSAYVASSPSVDVKTKTGGFKGMFSGAGLFLLETSGMGQVVIGTFGALEQVQVDGSMVIDTGHLAAWESTLQYKVGKSGSGWIASFLSGEGLVCHFEGQGTVYLQSRNAAEYGSTIGALLPPRQQ; translated from the coding sequence ATGCAAGTGAACCTTCTTTACCGCCCGTCCCAAGCGCTCGCGCAGTGCTGGTTGCAGAACGGCGAGTCCGTGGTCGCCGAGAGCGGGGCGATGGTCGGCATGTCGACCAACGTCCAGATGCAGACGCAGTCTGGCGGCCTGATGAAGGGCCTGAAGCGGCTCTTCGGCGGCGAGTCGTTCTTCCGCAACACCTTCACCGCGCAGGGTGGTCAGGGCGAGGTCCTCTTCGCCACGCCGCTCTGCGGGGACATGGCGGTGCTCGAGGCTGGCCACAAGCAGTGGTGCATCCAGAACAGCGCCTACGTGGCCTCGAGCCCCTCGGTCGACGTGAAGACGAAGACCGGCGGCTTCAAGGGCATGTTCTCCGGCGCGGGGCTCTTCCTGCTCGAGACGTCGGGGATGGGGCAGGTCGTCATCGGCACGTTCGGCGCGCTCGAGCAGGTGCAGGTCGACGGCAGCATGGTGATCGACACCGGCCACCTCGCGGCGTGGGAGTCCACGCTCCAGTACAAGGTCGGCAAGAGCGGATCCGGCTGGATCGCCTCGTTCCTCTCGGGCGAGGGCCTCGTTTGCCACTTCGAGGGGCAGGGCACGGTGTACCTGCAGTCCCGCAACGCCGCCGAGTACGGCTCGACGATCGGCGCTCTCTTGCCACCGCGCCAGCAGTGA
- a CDS encoding ABC1 kinase family protein: MSSGAPSLPEDPRRASLVPPAAKAPSKASTKRTAPRGFRPKGRQSYRFIRAYYTTFVVLGSYLGFFFLGRFFGQAWLDARMADVHGRNARRVLSTIVELQGLFIKVGQLLSIMANFLPAQFRSGLEALQDQVPPRPYREIAERIERELGKPVGDVFERICEEPIASASLGQVHEAWLKDGAHVAVKVQHQNIDEIVRLDLTTIRRIMQIVSIFVPVQGLDAYYHQVRSMILEELDFQSEARNITRIADNFLRDPTVRFPRPVEGYCTSRVLTTDFVPGVKIGDIAALDARGVDRKALARKVVRVFCQQIFIDGVYHADPHPGNMLVGDDGALILLDFGAVAELSPQMREGIPEFLEGVIRRDTDQLIKAMRKMGFLSRADAPDVSEKVIEFFHQRFQDEVKIETFNLKDIKLDPQKGIESLVDLRKMNIGLKELSGAFHIPRDWVLLERTILLLTGLCTQLDPELSPMEVIRPYLQDFVLGNRDWAQIAVEAAKDMALKAITIPEDLRKYLNRANRGEFELRVKGLPSAARLVYTGIRQLIYAALGIASGFAALQLHLAGQAHLARYCLYGAAGAGVLLLGSILFARTK; the protein is encoded by the coding sequence GTGTCGTCAGGCGCCCCATCCCTGCCGGAAGATCCACGTCGCGCGAGCCTCGTCCCGCCCGCGGCGAAGGCGCCTTCGAAGGCGAGCACGAAGCGCACGGCTCCGCGCGGGTTCCGCCCCAAGGGCCGGCAGAGCTACCGCTTCATCCGCGCCTACTACACGACCTTCGTCGTCCTCGGCAGCTACCTCGGGTTCTTCTTCCTCGGGCGCTTCTTCGGACAGGCGTGGCTCGACGCGCGCATGGCCGACGTGCACGGGCGCAACGCGCGCCGCGTGCTCTCCACGATCGTCGAGCTCCAGGGCCTCTTCATCAAGGTCGGGCAGCTCCTCAGCATCATGGCGAACTTCCTGCCCGCGCAGTTCCGCTCGGGCCTCGAGGCGCTGCAGGATCAGGTCCCGCCGCGGCCTTATCGGGAGATCGCCGAGCGCATCGAGCGCGAGCTCGGCAAGCCCGTCGGCGACGTCTTCGAGCGCATCTGCGAGGAGCCGATCGCGAGCGCGTCGCTCGGCCAGGTGCACGAGGCTTGGCTCAAGGACGGCGCGCACGTCGCGGTCAAGGTCCAGCACCAGAACATCGACGAGATCGTGCGGCTCGATCTCACGACGATCCGCCGCATCATGCAGATCGTCAGCATCTTCGTCCCCGTGCAGGGCCTGGACGCCTACTACCACCAGGTCCGCTCGATGATCCTGGAGGAGCTCGATTTCCAGAGCGAGGCGCGGAACATCACGCGCATCGCCGACAACTTCCTCCGCGATCCCACGGTGCGCTTCCCGCGCCCCGTCGAGGGCTACTGCACGAGCCGCGTGCTGACGACGGACTTCGTGCCCGGCGTGAAGATCGGCGACATCGCCGCCCTCGACGCGCGCGGCGTCGATCGCAAGGCGCTCGCCCGCAAGGTCGTCCGGGTCTTCTGCCAGCAGATCTTCATCGACGGCGTCTACCACGCCGATCCGCACCCCGGGAACATGCTCGTCGGCGACGACGGCGCGCTCATCCTGCTCGATTTCGGCGCCGTCGCGGAGCTCTCGCCGCAGATGCGCGAGGGCATCCCCGAGTTCTTGGAGGGCGTGATCCGCAGGGACACCGATCAGCTCATCAAGGCCATGCGCAAGATGGGCTTCCTCTCGCGCGCGGACGCGCCCGACGTGAGCGAGAAGGTCATCGAGTTCTTCCACCAGCGCTTCCAGGACGAGGTGAAGATCGAGACCTTCAACCTGAAGGACATCAAGCTCGATCCGCAGAAGGGCATCGAGAGCCTCGTCGATCTGCGCAAGATGAACATCGGGCTGAAGGAGCTCTCGGGCGCCTTCCACATCCCGCGCGACTGGGTCCTGCTCGAGCGCACGATCCTCCTGCTCACGGGCCTCTGCACGCAGCTCGATCCCGAGCTCTCGCCGATGGAGGTCATCCGGCCGTACCTGCAGGACTTCGTGCTCGGCAACCGCGACTGGGCGCAGATCGCGGTCGAGGCCGCGAAGGACATGGCCCTCAAGGCCATCACGATCCCCGAGGACCTGCGCAAGTACCTGAACCGCGCGAACCGCGGCGAGTTCGAGCTCCGCGTGAAGGGCCTGCCGAGCGCGGCCCGGCTCGTCTACACCGGGATCCGGCAGCTCATCTACGCGGCGCTCGGCATCGCCTCGGGCTTCGCGGCCTTGCAGCTCCACCTCGCCGGGCAAGCGCACCTCGCCCGCTACTGCCTCTACGGCGCCGCCGGCGCGGGCGTGCTCCTGCTCGGGAGCATCCTGTTCGCGCGGACGAAGTAG
- a CDS encoding TIGR00266 family protein has protein sequence MQHIVKYEPTFSMLQVSLAPGETIIAEAGSMVARSSSLTMEVKLNAGKNAGFFGKMKAFFIAIIRKIVGGETFFVNHFSSPQGGWVWLAPSLSGGIKPIQLAGNSMIFSAGAFLASSGDIDLKMRWGGLRALLAKEGAFFVEASGNGQIFVTSYGAIDEIQCNGSYIVDNGHIVGFDSSLDFKIRSGGGGLLGFMASGEGIVCEFQGQGKILIQSRNTSSLVDWLTPMLPP, from the coding sequence ATGCAACACATCGTCAAGTACGAGCCGACGTTCTCGATGCTCCAGGTGAGCCTCGCGCCAGGCGAGACCATCATCGCGGAGGCAGGGTCCATGGTCGCCCGCTCGAGCAGCCTCACGATGGAGGTCAAGCTCAACGCGGGAAAAAACGCCGGATTTTTCGGCAAAATGAAGGCGTTCTTCATCGCGATCATCCGCAAGATCGTTGGTGGTGAAACGTTCTTCGTGAACCACTTCTCCAGCCCGCAAGGCGGCTGGGTGTGGCTCGCGCCTTCGCTCTCGGGCGGCATCAAGCCGATCCAGCTCGCGGGCAACTCCATGATCTTCAGCGCGGGCGCGTTCCTCGCGAGCTCGGGCGACATCGACCTCAAGATGCGCTGGGGTGGCCTCCGCGCGCTGCTCGCGAAGGAGGGCGCCTTCTTCGTCGAGGCCTCCGGCAACGGGCAGATCTTCGTCACGAGCTACGGCGCGATCGACGAGATCCAGTGCAACGGCAGCTACATCGTCGACAACGGCCACATCGTGGGCTTCGACTCGTCGCTCGACTTCAAGATCCGGAGCGGCGGCGGCGGCCTCCTCGGCTTCATGGCCTCGGGCGAGGGCATCGTTTGCGAGTTCCAGGGCCAGGGCAAGATCCTCATCCAGTCGCGCAACACGAGCTCTCTCGTCGACTGGCTCACGCCGATGCTGCCGCCCTGA